One window of the Janthinobacterium sp. PAMC25594 genome contains the following:
- a CDS encoding right-handed parallel beta-helix repeat-containing protein — protein MNTCRQFCSRRFRMRVLILGFLLATWTLWRMDSPPVLLPPRLVAKSFLPCIEIRPGFGPYQEAVIKASGLYCIAEDFWQQRLSDFAGHTGPAPYRHLLGVIANDVTVDMANHTLHSDGHSSGIVAVRIDKEDEKPVAKNITIRDGVLDIRGLGTAVEVIDHWPMYSIDEPVPKNFPGFKKSGVVLDNLLIKTDNVGVILEGDGNIIRNCVIESGGDSAIMMAGPNGQILNNIIVLTDPLIPTWLANASEGYLYQYENLSKSRNNPRAAVTLHQANGTLISGNRIEVKGKSTTRHNIYLTDASIGVRVESNTIVGVDAPVVLMKDSTATLKNNVFEKRMKKPWWRLW, from the coding sequence ATGAACACCTGCCGTCAATTCTGTTCGCGTCGATTCCGAATGCGCGTACTCATCCTTGGGTTCCTGCTCGCTACATGGACGTTATGGCGGATGGATAGCCCGCCAGTTCTGTTGCCGCCGCGTCTAGTAGCCAAGTCATTTCTGCCTTGTATCGAAATTCGGCCAGGATTCGGACCATATCAGGAGGCAGTAATCAAGGCTTCGGGCCTGTACTGCATCGCAGAGGATTTCTGGCAACAGCGCCTATCCGACTTCGCTGGGCATACCGGGCCAGCGCCTTATCGTCATTTACTTGGAGTGATAGCGAACGACGTCACTGTCGACATGGCTAACCACACCTTGCACAGCGACGGACACTCCAGCGGTATTGTCGCGGTCCGGATTGATAAGGAGGACGAGAAACCTGTGGCCAAGAACATCACTATCCGGGATGGTGTTCTCGACATCAGGGGCCTAGGTACGGCAGTGGAGGTCATAGACCACTGGCCCATGTACAGCATTGACGAGCCGGTACCGAAAAATTTTCCCGGCTTCAAAAAATCAGGCGTGGTGCTGGATAATTTACTCATCAAGACTGACAACGTGGGGGTAATCCTGGAAGGAGACGGCAATATCATTCGCAACTGCGTCATCGAGAGCGGCGGCGACAGCGCCATCATGATGGCCGGACCGAATGGCCAAATACTGAACAATATAATTGTCCTCACAGACCCACTCATTCCAACATGGCTGGCCAATGCTTCCGAAGGTTACCTGTATCAGTACGAGAACCTGTCCAAATCCCGAAACAATCCGCGTGCGGCCGTAACCCTGCACCAAGCTAACGGTACGTTAATCAGCGGTAATCGAATCGAGGTCAAGGGTAAATCCACCACCCGACATAACATCTACCTCACCGACGCCAGCATTGGCGTGCGCGTTGAGAGCAACACGATAGTGGGGGTGGACGCTCCCGTCGTCTTGATGAAAGATAGTACGGCCACATTAAAGAACAATGTATTTGAAAAACGGATGAAGAAACCATGGTGGCGTCTATGGTGA
- a CDS encoding phospholipase effector Tle1 domain-containing protein has protein sequence MPTTFYSPRLRHALHALCASLLAWLMLSGMPTAGACGPEPGGPPGACAGAVAGVGASGGPDAGAGNPINVITGNKYQREEDLPALPGVLGLEIVRHYNSAYSKPGSPNGPLGREWKLSYETELIDKFGRIQILQADGARVIFDRDRRHPGLCSTALPAHGRLTLAPQANGASDYTWTLPDGRRLHFNTLGKLDTITAATGETLRLIYDDNHLLVQVTDPQGRSLHLRYLAPTSAGARAGTQFRGVQHIDSPVGRFSYDYGGAPPAGALPFEQRILLANLLRVHLPAGDKALPSVSRRYHHEDPRLPWLLTGISIETGSAGGPSVATRYATFGYDSNGRANLSTHAGNVGKVTLDASEGGKTVLTNSLGQRTVYRHAIVGGQQRLLEVRGAGCASCGATNVRYAYDKLGQLLETTRLDDKGEPVSTSWRELDQLGRTVRAGSVTYQHGQRGAAQWRLRLEYTGDDPAPTLIARPSVVPGKERQTRIEYNAVGQVLRVTQTGWVPCYDGKQAAAAIARTTSYQYAIIAGHSLLTRIDGPLPNGKMGTPLDSDVTVFEYGQPADKSNAGKLARYDEHGTSDAPLTAIITPGNLKRAFTYDGAGRIATISDALDQITQYAYTPRGQLMRQTRDGATYAARYDGLGNPLEIAYSDQAGQQSLARLGYDAAGRRIWNASHLGIVTSHRYDTENRLLDTTTQSSAIKQTLNYRYDPPGHLLAMTDANGGRWRIAWNARGLPEALGDALGRITRLRHDAMGNIVGVTQWANTPEALVQNTETRFERDIDGQPTAVTAPNGATTRYLRDDFGQVIATISPDSGMTRRQFDAAGRLIAGTDAMGNQASYAYDGAGRIVRQVITDAGAPAGQRQTVTTWRYAGAHLVAIDHPQQAERYSHDAQGRLSVKTVIITLHSGKQASYHTRYRYDSLGQLSGISLPDGSLLDYRRNGQQQVVALERQLVHSPWLRWLLPGASIVKDLERDVIGLKRYTYGNGIEALYQRSKEGALARIVYRNARGDQSGQQAVLALQAVLGIGQAVATPAAALPAEDAQQAAQAGALGLPPDPAALLDHRYLWDVQGNLLHTRDRDATSSYAYDAHDRLIAAATASPPPSTAASFDRYHYDSGGNRLISQEDIASQDELWRNTVRASDTEHARYDATGQPQRIGQRRYVWDALGRLLSVHQGQDLLARYRYNHRGLRIAKEVRGTRTYYLYDDDRKLLAELDADGKISRQYIYLAGQPLALIDTAANAAESREQRGPLAQAMADISAIWKAWFSHGESIAFLHNNHLGAPELATDAHGQPVWQAAYAPFGKLRKTNTQHAFQLKLRLPGQYADQETGLYYNDQRYYDPAQGRYLTPDPLGLRAGTNSYVYVAGNPLKYVDPNGLILFAFDGTGNSEHPKPDSSISNVLKFYEVYDEIQNGKKFYITGIGTTNQDMPYAGSAITGEGFDQRVSLGLKFLNDYIKESANTGLLDIDVVGFSRGAAEARFFLNVVADNLKKNDGAYVIDGKSRCLNLRFEGLWDTVPHLGILHQDEKQYFFLVPAAVKYAVHAVALNEHRGGGDDFDLRSIMDRPGQTSSANRLEKAFIGSHSDIGGGFGTGDLSDVALMWMVEQAKGQGIAISEKKLEKNGWDIITNPILHDRSGNRFSDGDATFTRYVTYENGQEVLQTNAVFDGKRTSDTTGVINLFPDAYKCGTIANPDIGLVDMNKYKLWLASYGLSMTTAPTINTSCKAPS, from the coding sequence ATGCCAACAACTTTTTACTCTCCCCGGCTGCGCCATGCGCTGCATGCCCTCTGCGCCAGCCTGCTGGCCTGGCTGATGCTGTCGGGCATGCCTACCGCTGGCGCCTGCGGCCCCGAGCCGGGCGGACCGCCCGGCGCCTGCGCTGGCGCTGTCGCCGGCGTGGGCGCCAGCGGCGGCCCCGATGCGGGCGCGGGCAATCCCATCAACGTCATCACCGGCAACAAATACCAGCGCGAGGAAGACTTGCCGGCCCTGCCCGGCGTGCTGGGGCTGGAAATCGTGCGGCACTACAACAGCGCCTACAGCAAGCCAGGCAGTCCCAACGGTCCCTTGGGACGCGAATGGAAGCTGTCGTATGAAACCGAATTGATCGACAAATTCGGCCGCATCCAGATCCTGCAAGCCGACGGCGCCCGCGTCATCTTCGACCGCGATCGACGGCATCCCGGCCTGTGCAGCACGGCGCTGCCGGCCCACGGCCGTCTGACGCTGGCGCCGCAAGCCAACGGTGCCAGCGACTACACCTGGACCTTGCCCGACGGGCGCCGCCTGCATTTCAATACCCTGGGCAAGCTTGACACCATTACGGCCGCCACCGGCGAAACGCTCAGGCTGATATATGACGACAACCATCTGCTGGTGCAAGTGACCGACCCGCAAGGCCGCAGCCTGCACCTGCGCTACCTGGCGCCCACCTCGGCAGGCGCCAGGGCCGGCACGCAATTTCGCGGCGTGCAACACATCGACAGCCCCGTGGGGCGCTTTTCCTACGACTACGGCGGCGCGCCGCCAGCGGGTGCCCTGCCCTTCGAGCAGCGCATCCTGCTGGCCAACCTGCTGCGCGTGCACTTGCCGGCGGGCGACAAGGCGCTACCCTCCGTCAGCCGCCGCTACCACCACGAAGACCCGCGCCTGCCCTGGTTGCTGACGGGCATCAGCATCGAAACCGGCAGCGCCGGCGGCCCGTCCGTGGCCACGCGCTACGCCACCTTCGGCTACGACAGCAACGGCCGCGCCAACCTCAGCACGCATGCCGGCAACGTCGGCAAGGTCACGCTCGATGCCAGCGAGGGCGGAAAAACCGTGCTCACCAACAGCCTGGGCCAGCGCACCGTCTACCGCCACGCCATCGTCGGCGGCCAGCAACGTCTGCTGGAAGTGCGTGGCGCCGGCTGCGCCAGCTGCGGCGCAACCAATGTGCGCTACGCCTACGACAAGCTGGGGCAGCTGCTGGAAACGACCCGCCTGGACGACAAGGGCGAGCCCGTCAGCACCAGCTGGCGCGAACTCGACCAGCTGGGCCGCACCGTCCGCGCCGGCAGCGTGACATACCAGCACGGCCAGCGGGGCGCCGCGCAATGGCGGCTGCGCCTGGAGTACACGGGCGACGACCCCGCGCCCACGCTGATCGCCCGCCCCAGCGTCGTGCCGGGCAAGGAGCGGCAAACGCGCATCGAATACAACGCCGTGGGCCAGGTCCTGCGCGTGACGCAGACGGGATGGGTGCCCTGCTACGACGGCAAGCAGGCAGCGGCCGCCATCGCGCGCACCACCAGTTACCAGTACGCCATCATCGCCGGCCACAGCCTGCTGACCCGCATCGACGGCCCCCTGCCCAACGGCAAGATGGGCACGCCGCTGGACTCCGATGTCACCGTGTTTGAATATGGCCAGCCGGCGGACAAGAGCAACGCGGGCAAGCTGGCGCGGTATGACGAACATGGAACAAGCGACGCCCCCCTGACTGCCATCATCACACCTGGCAATCTCAAGCGCGCGTTCACCTATGACGGCGCCGGCCGCATCGCCACCATCTCCGATGCGCTCGATCAGATCACTCAGTACGCCTACACGCCGCGCGGCCAGTTAATGCGCCAGACGCGCGACGGCGCGACGTATGCGGCGCGCTACGATGGTCTGGGCAATCCGCTCGAAATCGCATACAGCGACCAGGCAGGCCAGCAGTCGCTTGCCCGCCTGGGTTACGACGCCGCCGGCCGCCGCATCTGGAACGCCTCACACCTGGGCATCGTGACGAGCCATCGCTACGACACGGAAAACCGCCTGCTCGACACCACGACGCAATCGAGTGCAATCAAGCAGACACTCAACTACCGCTACGACCCGCCGGGCCATCTGCTGGCCATGACGGATGCGAATGGCGGCCGCTGGCGCATCGCGTGGAATGCGCGCGGCCTGCCCGAGGCACTAGGCGATGCGCTGGGCCGTATCACGCGTTTGCGCCATGACGCCATGGGCAATATCGTCGGCGTAACGCAGTGGGCGAACACGCCGGAGGCATTGGTGCAAAACACGGAAACCCGCTTCGAACGCGATATCGACGGCCAACCCACGGCCGTGACAGCGCCAAACGGTGCCACCACCCGCTATCTGCGCGATGATTTCGGCCAGGTCATCGCCACCATCAGCCCCGACAGCGGCATGACACGCCGGCAGTTCGACGCCGCCGGCAGGCTGATAGCGGGCACCGACGCCATGGGCAACCAGGCCAGCTACGCCTACGATGGCGCCGGGCGCATTGTGCGCCAGGTCATCACCGATGCCGGCGCTCCGGCCGGCCAGCGCCAGACCGTCACCACCTGGCGCTACGCGGGCGCGCACCTGGTCGCCATCGATCATCCGCAACAAGCCGAGCGCTACAGCCATGACGCGCAGGGGCGCCTGTCCGTCAAGACCGTCATCATCACGCTCCACAGCGGCAAACAGGCCAGCTACCACACCCGTTACCGCTACGACAGTCTGGGGCAGCTGAGCGGCATCAGCTTGCCGGACGGCAGCCTGCTGGACTACCGGCGCAACGGCCAGCAGCAAGTAGTCGCGCTTGAGCGCCAGCTCGTCCACAGTCCCTGGCTGCGCTGGCTGTTGCCAGGGGCAAGCATCGTCAAGGACCTGGAGCGCGACGTTATCGGCCTCAAGCGCTACACCTATGGCAACGGCATCGAGGCCCTCTATCAGCGCAGCAAGGAAGGCGCGCTGGCGCGCATCGTCTACCGCAACGCGCGGGGGGACCAATCCGGGCAGCAAGCCGTCTTGGCGCTGCAAGCCGTGCTGGGCATCGGCCAGGCCGTGGCCACGCCGGCCGCCGCGCTGCCAGCCGAAGACGCGCAGCAAGCCGCCCAGGCTGGCGCGCTGGGCCTGCCGCCCGACCCGGCCGCCCTGCTCGACCACCGCTACCTGTGGGACGTGCAGGGCAATTTGCTGCATACGAGGGACAGGGACGCCACCAGCAGCTACGCCTACGATGCCCACGACCGCCTGATTGCGGCGGCAACCGCCTCCCCGCCCCCGTCAACAGCGGCAAGCTTCGACCGCTACCACTACGACAGCGGCGGCAACCGCCTTATCAGCCAGGAAGATATCGCCAGCCAGGATGAACTGTGGCGCAACACCGTCCGCGCCAGCGATACAGAACACGCCCGCTACGACGCGACCGGCCAGCCGCAGCGCATCGGCCAGCGCCGCTATGTCTGGGATGCGCTGGGCAGGCTGTTGTCAGTGCATCAGGGTCAGGACCTGCTGGCGCGCTACCGCTACAACCATCGCGGGCTGCGCATCGCCAAGGAAGTGCGCGGGACGCGTACTTATTATCTGTACGACGACGACAGAAAGCTGCTGGCGGAACTCGATGCGGACGGCAAGATCAGCCGGCAATACATCTATCTTGCCGGCCAGCCGCTGGCGCTGATCGACACGGCGGCCAATGCCGCCGAATCACGGGAACAGCGTGGGCCGCTGGCGCAAGCCATGGCCGACATCTCGGCCATCTGGAAGGCGTGGTTCAGTCACGGCGAGAGCATCGCCTTCCTGCACAACAACCACCTAGGCGCGCCCGAGCTGGCTACCGACGCCCATGGCCAGCCCGTGTGGCAGGCCGCTTATGCGCCATTTGGCAAGTTAAGAAAAACAAACACCCAGCACGCCTTCCAGCTCAAGCTGCGCCTGCCGGGCCAGTATGCCGACCAGGAAACGGGCTTGTACTACAACGACCAGCGCTATTACGACCCGGCCCAGGGCCGTTACCTGACGCCCGACCCGCTGGGCCTGCGCGCCGGCACCAACAGTTATGTCTATGTCGCGGGCAATCCGCTCAAGTATGTCGATCCGAACGGGCTGATCCTGTTTGCGTTTGATGGGACGGGCAACAGCGAACATCCGAAGCCGGACAGTTCGATTTCCAATGTACTGAAGTTCTACGAGGTCTATGACGAAATTCAAAATGGAAAGAAATTCTATATCACCGGCATCGGCACCACCAACCAGGATATGCCCTACGCCGGCAGCGCCATTACGGGCGAAGGCTTCGACCAGCGCGTGAGCCTGGGATTGAAATTTCTCAACGACTACATCAAAGAAAGCGCGAACACCGGGCTACTGGATATTGACGTGGTGGGTTTTAGCCGTGGTGCAGCCGAGGCACGCTTTTTTCTCAATGTCGTTGCTGACAACCTCAAGAAAAATGACGGCGCCTATGTCATTGATGGCAAGAGCCGCTGCCTGAACCTGCGCTTCGAAGGCTTGTGGGATACCGTGCCGCATCTCGGCATATTGCATCAGGACGAAAAACAATATTTCTTTTTAGTACCGGCCGCCGTCAAATACGCGGTGCACGCCGTGGCGCTGAACGAACACCGGGGCGGCGGGGATGACTTCGATCTGCGCTCCATCATGGACAGACCCGGCCAGACCAGTTCGGCGAACCGCCTCGAAAAGGCGTTCATCGGCAGCCATTCCGACATCGGCGGCGGCTTCGGCACGGGTGACCTGTCCGATGTAGCGCTGATGTGGATGGTTGAACAGGCAAAGGGACAGGGAATCGCCATAAGCGAAAAAAAACTAGAAAAAAATGGATGGGACATCATCACCAACCCCATCTTGCATGACCGTAGCGGCAACAGATTCTCTGACGGCGATGCCACTTTCACACGATACGTTACTTATGAAAATGGCCAGGAAGTTCTGCAGACTAACGCGGTCTTTGATGGCAAGCGGACCTCCGACACCACTGGAGTTATCAACTTATTCCCCGATGCTTACAAGTGCGGCACGATCGCCAATCCCGATATCGGGCTGGTGGACATGAACAAGTACAAGCTCTGGCTGGCCAGTTATGGCTTAAGCATGACCACCGCCCCTACCATCAACACTTCCTGCAAGGCACCATCATGA
- a CDS encoding DUF192 domain-containing protein, producing the protein MPIPAPSILHTASGAHALDLRLADTFVARLRGLMLAAPLHRAQGLLITRCASVHAACMRYPIDVVYLDRHGVVTRCVAGLRPWRASFSGLGWHAPRTAHTLELAAGAIAALHIRPGDRLRHPRLEAAPATVAGMRDKAQRGAAMIEFTVVGPIITLLGLSILQYGMLFFARTQINYAAFMAAREGAVAHASVSSAYAAYTRALIPLYGGGQTPAQLAASLAKANADLGANGTGNASIELLNPTRQSFDDWNDVHRQIALHTGNRRVIPYSGQSLKEQKVGTTSGQTIQDANLIKLRITQGYLPKVPLVKNLYATYLKWLDPHTDAFHTKLLASGRIPVVTHVTVHMQSDAIEGNSLVSAPGPGNGGTPVNPGNPPVTSVPPPACDNLSCTDPPVTPPACNPFTDPQHCVPEPCTVICCTPS; encoded by the coding sequence ATGCCGATACCCGCCCCCAGCATCCTGCACACGGCCAGCGGCGCGCACGCGCTGGACCTGCGCCTGGCCGACACGTTTGTCGCGCGCCTGCGCGGCCTGATGCTGGCCGCCCCGCTGCATCGCGCGCAAGGCTTGCTGATCACGCGCTGCGCCAGCGTGCATGCGGCCTGCATGCGCTATCCCATCGACGTGGTCTACCTCGACCGGCACGGCGTCGTCACCCGCTGCGTGGCCGGCCTGCGCCCGTGGCGCGCCAGCTTCAGCGGCCTCGGCTGGCATGCGCCGCGCACGGCGCACACGCTGGAACTGGCCGCCGGCGCCATCGCGGCCCTGCACATCCGCCCCGGCGACCGCCTGCGGCATCCACGGCTGGAAGCTGCGCCCGCAACGGTGGCCGGCATGCGGGACAAGGCCCAGCGCGGCGCGGCGATGATCGAATTTACCGTGGTCGGCCCCATCATCACCCTGCTGGGACTGTCGATCCTGCAATACGGCATGTTGTTTTTTGCCCGGACACAAATCAACTACGCGGCCTTCATGGCCGCGCGCGAAGGGGCCGTCGCCCATGCCAGCGTCAGCAGCGCCTACGCGGCGTACACGCGCGCGCTGATCCCCCTGTACGGCGGCGGCCAGACGCCAGCCCAGCTCGCCGCTTCGCTGGCCAAGGCGAACGCTGACCTCGGCGCCAACGGCACGGGTAACGCCAGCATCGAGCTGCTCAACCCGACCCGGCAAAGTTTTGATGACTGGAACGACGTGCACAGGCAAATCGCGCTGCATACGGGCAACCGCCGCGTCATCCCGTACAGCGGCCAAAGCCTGAAGGAGCAGAAAGTGGGTACCACTTCCGGCCAAACCATCCAGGACGCCAACCTCATCAAGCTGCGCATCACGCAAGGCTACCTGCCAAAAGTTCCGCTGGTCAAGAATCTGTATGCCACCTACCTGAAATGGCTGGACCCGCACACGGACGCCTTTCACACCAAGCTGCTGGCCAGCGGGCGCATCCCCGTGGTGACGCACGTCACCGTGCACATGCAGTCCGACGCCATCGAAGGCAACAGCCTCGTTTCCGCGCCGGGGCCGGGCAATGGCGGCACGCCCGTCAATCCCGGCAACCCACCCGTGACAAGCGTGCCGCCACCCGCGTGCGACAACCTCAGTTGCACCGACCCGCCCGTGACGCCGCCCGCCTGCAACCCGTTTACGGACCCGCAGCATTGCGTGCCGGAACCCTGCACCGTCATCTGCTGCACACCTAGCTGA
- a CDS encoding type II secretion system F family protein has translation MSPTRIELTITALAMLSGLAMALLATLLARAVAAIPAEDRSYKDAPPLAFRLLWWPIHWGGHALRPFIARAPTAALPVRLRKAGLEYSLSPSQFIAARLLCALIVAAFACWVLDSLGQGSRSGVGAVRYWQAGLAGAASGWCYPAIWLRDRMALRRSALNKSLPFYLDLITLCVEAGLNLQGALQQAALKGPKGALCDEIKRVLRDVRSGKARADALRAMSERVQEPAVTNFVTALIQAERMGMNLGPVLRAQADQRRSERFLRAEKLAMEAPVKLLFPLIAFIFPCTFIVLFFPIVVQFMQSGL, from the coding sequence ATGTCGCCCACCCGCATCGAACTCACCATCACCGCCCTGGCCATGCTGTCCGGCCTGGCCATGGCCCTGCTGGCGACCCTGCTGGCCAGGGCGGTCGCCGCCATCCCGGCCGAGGACCGCAGCTACAAGGACGCGCCGCCGCTCGCCTTCCGCCTGCTGTGGTGGCCCATCCACTGGGGCGGCCATGCGCTGCGCCCTTTCATTGCCAGGGCGCCCACGGCCGCGCTGCCCGTGCGCCTGCGCAAGGCGGGCCTGGAATACAGCCTCAGCCCCTCGCAATTCATCGCGGCGCGGCTGCTGTGCGCGCTGATCGTCGCCGCCTTTGCGTGCTGGGTGCTCGATTCGCTGGGCCAGGGCAGCCGCAGCGGTGTCGGCGCCGTCCGCTACTGGCAAGCGGGGCTTGCCGGCGCGGCTTCCGGCTGGTGTTACCCGGCTATCTGGCTGCGCGACCGCATGGCGCTGCGCCGCAGTGCGCTGAACAAGTCGCTGCCTTTCTACCTCGACCTCATCACCTTGTGCGTGGAAGCGGGTCTCAATTTGCAGGGCGCGCTGCAGCAGGCGGCGCTGAAAGGGCCGAAAGGCGCGCTGTGCGACGAAATCAAGCGCGTGCTGCGCGATGTGCGTAGCGGCAAGGCGCGTGCCGACGCGCTGCGCGCCATGAGCGAACGGGTGCAGGAACCGGCCGTGACCAATTTCGTCACGGCGCTGATCCAGGCGGAACGCATGGGCATGAACCTGGGCCCCGTGCTGCGGGCACAGGCCGACCAGCGGCGCTCCGAGCGTTTCCTGCGCGCCGAAAAGCTGGCCATGGAAGCGCCCGTCAAGCTGCTGTTCCCTCTCATCGCCTTCATCTTTCCCTGCACCTTCATCGTGCTGTTCTTTCCCATCGTCGTGCAATTCATGCAGTCGGGCCTATAA
- a CDS encoding type II secretion system F family protein, giving the protein MNSAMNAAHMLLFITAIAALAAAILAWLVIDIGIATMLRYRAHFTERTRFQVREFFLFVDPARIFLAHAASMTLGAIIAGLASGSVLVAALAFIGLALLPRAVYAWLRRRRLRKFEEQLPDALMMLAGALRAGLSLNLAMSQLVIEAQAPLGQEFTLLLREQRLGVTLEQSLNGLVRRIPTQTTILVVSAMRIATETGGGLAEMLERTANTVRNRLHIEGKIRALTSQGKLQAWIVGLLPVTLMLVLDHMEPQAMDQLWHTRMGWGALAVIATLEVLGIHVIRRIVAIDV; this is encoded by the coding sequence ATGAACAGCGCCATGAACGCCGCCCACATGCTGCTGTTCATCACCGCCATCGCCGCGCTGGCGGCGGCCATCCTCGCCTGGCTGGTGATCGACATCGGCATCGCCACCATGCTGCGCTACCGCGCCCACTTCACGGAACGCACGCGCTTCCAGGTGCGCGAATTCTTCCTGTTCGTCGATCCGGCGCGCATCTTCCTGGCCCACGCGGCCAGCATGACCCTGGGCGCCATCATCGCCGGGCTGGCCAGCGGCAGCGTGCTGGTGGCCGCCCTGGCCTTCATCGGCCTGGCCCTGCTGCCGCGCGCCGTGTATGCCTGGCTGCGCCGGCGCCGCCTGCGCAAGTTCGAAGAACAATTGCCGGACGCGCTGATGATGCTGGCCGGTGCCCTGCGCGCGGGGCTGAGCCTGAACCTGGCCATGTCGCAGCTGGTCATCGAGGCGCAGGCGCCGCTGGGCCAGGAATTCACCCTGCTGCTGCGCGAGCAGCGCCTGGGCGTCACCCTGGAGCAAAGCTTGAACGGCCTGGTGCGGCGCATTCCCACCCAGACCACGATCCTCGTGGTGTCGGCCATGCGCATCGCGACGGAAACGGGCGGCGGCCTGGCGGAAATGCTCGAACGCACGGCCAACACGGTGCGCAACCGCCTGCATATCGAAGGCAAGATCCGCGCGCTGACGTCGCAGGGCAAGTTGCAGGCGTGGATAGTCGGCCTCTTGCCCGTCACCCTGATGCTCGTGCTCGACCACATGGAGCCGCAGGCGATGGACCAGCTGTGGCACACGCGCATGGGCTGGGGCGCGCTGGCCGTCATCGCCACCCTGGAAGTGCTGGGTATCCACGTCATCCGGCGCATCGTCGCCATCGATGTCTAG